A genomic region of Glycine max cultivar Williams 82 chromosome 15, Glycine_max_v4.0, whole genome shotgun sequence contains the following coding sequences:
- the LOC100792239 gene encoding LRR receptor-like serine/threonine-protein kinase IOS1 has translation MGMSRSFLVTFLGCLVLAVLIQAQDQSGFISIACGAPAGVNFTVPNTGLNYTSDANFINTGVSRTIVPELRDQFLQNVWNLRSFPEGQRNCYKINITRGSKYLIRASFLYGNYDGLNMLPKFDLLLGANRWLTVNINNASVSLDFEIIYVPSLDYVHICMVDTGLGTPFISAIELRTLRNDIYETEFGSLETYTRVDLGSNRGYRYNYDVYDRYWSGADLDTWRPLNFPIDADSLVQNDYKPPAVVMSTAITPANVSAPLVISWKPDDPKDSFYVYLHFTEIQVLAKNQTREFNITLNGNPWTENISPRYHSVNTIYSTSGISGEKINFSFVMTETSTLPPIINAIEIYTVKVFPQPDTYQRDGMPRKKK, from the exons ATGGGAATGTCCAGGAGTTTCCTAGTTACTTTTCTAGGATGTCTAGTTCTTGCCGTTCTGATTCAAGCTCAGGATCAATCAG GATTCATCAGCATAGCTTGCGGAGCTCCTGCAGGTGTGAACTTTACTGTGCCGAATACAGGCTTAAACTATACATCAGATGCAAATTTCATAAATACTGGTGTGAGCAGGACAATAGTACCTGAACTCAGAGATCAGTTTCTACAAAACGTGTGGAATCTCAGAAGCTTCCCGGAAGGACAAAGGAACTGCTACAAAATAAACATCACAAGAGGCTCCAAGTATCTGATCAGGGCTTCTTTTTTGTACGGAAATTATGATGGCTTAAATATGTTACCAAAGTTTGATCTTCTTCTCGGGGCTAACCGGTGGCTTACAGTGAACATAAACAATGCATCCGTTAGTCTAGATTTTGAGATCATATATGTACCTTCACTGGATTACGTACATATCTGTATGGTTGACACAGGCCTTGGGACACCATTTATATCAGCTATAGAGTTGAGGACTTTGAGAAATGACATTTATGAAACTGAATTTGGATCATTGGAAACGTACACCCGTGTGGATTTAGGTTCAAACAGAGGCTACAG GTACAACTATGATGTTTATGATCGTTACTGGAGCGGTGCCGATCTAGATACATGGAGACCACTAAATTTTCCGATTGATGCTGATTCTTTAGTGCAGAACGACTACAAACCGCCAGCTGTTGTCATGAGCACCGCAATTACACCAGCAAATGTTAGTGCTCCATTGGTAATAAGCTGGAAGCCAGATGATCCAAAAGATTCATTCTATGTTTACTTGCACTTCACAGAGATTCAAGTGTTAGCAAAGAATCAGACGAGAGAGTTCAACATCACCCTGAACGGAAATCCATGGACTGAAAATATATCTCCTAGGTACCACAGTGTCAATACTATATATAGCACTTCAGGCATCAGTggggaaaaaattaatttttcatttgtgatgaccgagacttctaccctacctcccatcatcaatgccattgAAATTTACACAGTGAAAGTGTTCCCGCAACCAGACACGTACCAAAGAGATGGTatgccaagaaaaaaaaaatga
- the LOC102668758 gene encoding putative leucine-rich repeat receptor-like serine/threonine-protein kinase At2g19230: MYGNYYDLNKLPQFDLYIGVNLWDTVMFDNATHVVIKEILHVPSLDELYVCLLNTDKGTPFISALEVRHFDHSSYRTNSKLLSLYKRFDIGSTTNEIVRYDKDDYDRMWYPYNFLILHHSILPSPSTP; the protein is encoded by the exons ATGTATGGGAACTATTATGACTTGAATAAGCTGCCACAATTTGATCTCTATATTGGGGTTAATTTATGGGACACTGTGATGTTTGACAATGCCACTCATGTGGTAATCAAGGAGATTCTACATGTGCCATCCTTGGATGAATTATATGTTTGTTTATTAAACACTGATAAAGGAACTCCTTTTATATCAGCACTGGAGGTGAGGCACTTTGATCATTCCAGTTACAGAACAAACTCTAAACTCTTATCCCTCTATAAACGTTTTGACATTGGCTCAACAACCAATGAAATAGTGAG GTATGACAAAGATGATTACGATCGAATGTGGTATCCGTATAACTTCCTGATTCTACACCACTCAATACTTCCTTCACCGTCGACTCCTTGA